One region of Mesobacillus boroniphilus genomic DNA includes:
- the ysxE gene encoding spore coat protein YsxE: MDDRNFLKEESAVLKQYPIEPYFAEDFGKVKKVYTKSGTFALKKIHPYEGTDFIKHIQNLYQKGYNRIVPVYPANDGRYAVLHNKSLYYLMPWMPNETREDQTQRHQQLFRELARMHTLSVKELEISSEVKQEHYEQTLKEWEKEEEFINGFLESCENRVYMSPFELTFCLYYIQIHQAIQFAKQKLETWNEKTKEQKKTRTVTLHGKVSSEHFLFDERGYGYFINFEKARQGSPIQDLLPFLARSLKTQPQYGDEIIDWIYVYLKYFPFREDEMQLFMSYLAFPSGIIRVAETYHQRKAEVDERKFVQKLQRQYWLLSNTGYVVTKIDELEKQKEQAKQEGAQS; the protein is encoded by the coding sequence ATGGATGATCGCAATTTTTTGAAAGAAGAATCTGCAGTGTTAAAGCAGTATCCTATTGAACCGTATTTTGCAGAGGATTTCGGCAAAGTAAAAAAAGTCTATACGAAATCAGGGACATTCGCTCTAAAGAAAATCCATCCGTATGAGGGTACGGATTTTATCAAGCATATACAAAATCTTTATCAAAAAGGCTATAACAGGATTGTTCCAGTATATCCGGCAAACGATGGAAGATATGCAGTTTTGCACAATAAGTCCCTGTATTATTTAATGCCCTGGATGCCGAATGAGACAAGGGAGGACCAAACACAAAGACACCAACAATTATTCAGGGAATTGGCGAGGATGCATACCTTGTCAGTCAAAGAACTGGAAATCAGCTCGGAAGTTAAGCAAGAGCATTATGAACAAACGTTAAAGGAATGGGAAAAGGAAGAAGAGTTCATAAATGGATTCCTTGAAAGCTGTGAAAACAGGGTGTATATGTCCCCGTTTGAGCTGACATTCTGCCTGTATTACATCCAAATCCACCAGGCAATCCAGTTTGCCAAACAGAAACTTGAAACATGGAATGAAAAAACGAAGGAGCAAAAGAAAACGAGGACTGTAACGCTTCACGGAAAAGTTTCTTCTGAACACTTCCTGTTCGATGAAAGAGGATACGGGTATTTTATCAATTTCGAGAAGGCGAGGCAGGGGTCGCCCATCCAGGACTTATTGCCGTTTTTAGCAAGATCCCTGAAGACCCAGCCCCAATACGGAGATGAAATAATCGACTGGATTTATGTATATCTGAAGTATTTTCCATTCCGGGAGGATGAAATGCAATTATTCATGAGCTATCTTGCCTTTCCCTCAGGAATCATCCGCGTCGCTGAAACGTATCATCAGCGCAAAGCGGAAGTGGATGAAAGGAAGTTTGTCCAAAAACTTCAGCGCCAGTACTGGCTCTTGAGCAATACAGGTTATGTAGTGACCAAAATCGACGAACTGGAGAAGCAAAAGGAGCAGGCAAAACAAGAAGGAGCCCAGAGCTAA